From one Doryrhamphus excisus isolate RoL2022-K1 chromosome 9, RoL_Dexc_1.0, whole genome shotgun sequence genomic stretch:
- the idh1 gene encoding isocitrate dehydrogenase [NADP] cytoplasmic, protein MAAKIHAGSVVEMQGDEMTRVIWELIKEKLIFPYLELDLHSYDLGMENRDATNDQVTVDAAEAVRRYNVGIKCATITPDEKRVEEFKLKQMWRSPNGTIRNILGGTVFREAIICRNIPRLVPGWVKPIIIGRHAHGDQYKATDFVVPEPGKVEMIYTPLRGEPVKFVVHNFEGTGGVALGMYNTDKSIRDFAHSSFQMALTKSWPLYLSTKNTILKKYDGRFKDIFQEIYEKEYRVQFEAKGIWYEHRLIDDMVAQAMKSEGGFIWACKNYDGDVQSDSVAQGYGSLGMMTSVLICPDGRTVESEAAHGTVTRHYRQHQQGKETSTNPIASIFAWTRGLLHRAKLDNNKELGVFSEALEAVCIETIEAGFMTKDLAICIKGLPNVTRSDYLNTFEFLDKLAENLKAKMAKQPKL, encoded by the exons ATGGCAGCCAAAATCCATGCAGGATCAGTGGTGGAGATGCAGGGAGATGAAATGACTCGTGTCATCTGGGAGCTTATTAAGGAGAAGCTCATCTTCCCCTACCTGGAGCTGGACTTGCACAG CTATGACCTCGGAATGGAGAACCGCGATGCCACTAATGACCAAGTGACGGTGGATGCGGCTGAGGCTGTACGGCGCTACAATGTGGGCATCAAGTGCGCCACTATCACTCCGGACGAGAAGCGTGTGGAGGAGTTCAAGCTGAAGCAGATGTGGCGTTCGCCTAATGGAACCATCCGGAACATCTTGGGTGGCACCGTATTCCGGGAGGCTATAATCTGCCGGAACATCCCCCGTCTGGTTCCCGGGTGGGTGAAGCCCATCATTATCGGCAGGCACGCCCATGGAGAccag tACAAAGCCACTGACTTTGTGGTTCCTGAGCCAGGCAAAGTTGAGATGATCTACACGCCCTTAAGAGGGGAGCCGGTCAAGTTTGTCGTACACAATTTTGAAG gcacgGGTGGTGTGGCTTTGGGGATGTACAACACGGACAAGTCCATCCGAGACTTTGCTCACAGCTCTTTTCAGATGGCCCTGACTAAATCCTGGCCTCTCTACCTCAGCACCAAGAACACCATCCTGAAGAAGTATGACGGGCGCTTCAAGGACATATTCCAGGAGATCTATGAGAA GGAATACCGCGTTCAGTTTGAGGCCAAAGGAATTTGGTACGAGCACCGACTGATTGACGACATGGTGGCCCAGGCCATGAAATCTGAAGGCGGCTTCATTTGGGCCTGCAAGAACTACGATGGGGATGTCCAATCTGACTCTGTAGCACAAG GCTACGGCTCTTTGGGAATGATGACCAGCGTGTTGATCTGTCCTGACGGGCGCACTGTGGAGTCAGAAGCTGCGCATGGCACGGTGACACGCCACTACAGACAACACCAGCAGGGCAAAGAAACCTCCACAAACCCCATCG CCTCCATCTTTGCGTGGACCAGGGGCCTCCTCCATCGGGCCAAACTGGACAACAACAAGGAGCTGGGTGTCTTCTCAGAAGCACTGGAGGCTGTTTGTATCGAGACCATCGAGGCCGGCTTCATGACCAAGGATTTGGCCATCTGCATCAAAGGGCTGCCAAA TGTGACACGCTCCGATTACCTAAACACCTTTGAGTTCCTGGACAAGCTGGCGGAGAACCTGaaggcaaagatggccaaacaACCCAAGCTGTGA
- the epsti1 gene encoding uncharacterized protein epsti1 codes for MLCRPSITVGAAQAGSAGRISEGRIASVFPEPDQGQDKDEDQDLDEDQDLYWALMKLVVNFPDMSQVFLEDILTQCNGDYQQAHTLLMHTLI; via the exons ATGCTTTGCAGGCCGAGCATCACCGTTGGAGCGGCGCAGGCAGGATCAGCAGGCAGGATCAGCGAGGGAAGGATAGCGTCAG TATTTCCAGAGCCGGACCAGGGCCAGGACAAGGATGAGGATCAAGATCTGGATGAGGACCAGGACCTGTACTGGGCTTTAATGAAACTTGTGGTCAACTTTCCAGACATGAGCCAAGTCTTCCTGGAGGACATCCTCACTCAATGTAATGGTGACTACCAGCAGGCGCACACTTTACTCATGCACACTCTCATTTGA